A window from Solea senegalensis isolate Sse05_10M linkage group LG15, IFAPA_SoseM_1, whole genome shotgun sequence encodes these proteins:
- the LOC122781652 gene encoding mitogen-activated protein kinase kinase kinase kinase 3-like isoform X3: MMNSSVDLSRRNPQEDFERIQRIGSGTYGDVYKARNVNTGELAAIKVIKLEPGEDFAVIQQEIIMMKDCKHSNIVAYFGSYLRRDTLWISMEYCGGGSLQDIYHVTGPLSESQIAYMSRETLQGLYYLHNKGKMHRDIKGANILLTDNGYVKLADFGVSAQITATLAKRKSFIGTPYWMAPEVAAVERKGGYNQLCDIWAVGITAIELAELQPPMFDLHPMRALFLMTKSNFQPPKLKDKLKWTNNFHHFVKLSLTKNPKKRPTAEKLLQHPFVSQPLSRTLAIELLDKASNPDHSTYNDFDDDDPEPESPVSVPHRIRSTSRSTREGKTLSEINFGQVKFDPPLRKETEPHHEPDLQLEYGHDSSSLLGGNKSLLKSVEEELQQRGHVAHLGDDEDEDDADDDETHTHKSSTIMRPKVPPPLPPKPKSIRSSQQQHKLDDSHSHSEDDSGGGGTIKRCPVPQTASPARPASNVPPRPPPPKLPPHRRSSLGNESPKCTDVENSAPEDDGSFRHFWEWLHTPHTEEELEEAWEVLKEVKEEQEKKEEKEASNGLNAPHNGERDSPAERQSTMPPSVPVRKDKKDVPMPISNGLPPTPKVHMGACFSKVFNGCPLKVHCATSWINPDTRDQYLIFGAEEGIYTLNLNELHETTMEQLFPRRCTWLYVMNNCLLSISGKASQLYSHSLSGLFEQARQLQKLPVAIPTHKLPDKIIPRKFSVSNKIPDTKGCQKCCVVRNPYTGHKYLCGAFQSSVMLLEWVESMQKFMLIKNIDFPLPCPLEVFEMLVVPEHTYPLICVAVSKGTELNQVVRFDTVNPNSTCSWFTESDTPQTCVIHVTQLERDTILVCLDRCIKIVNLQGRLKSSRKLSAELTFNFQIEAIVCLQDSVLAFWRHGMQGRSFKTNEITQEISDSTRIFRLLGSDRRVDRRHPEAEDRGLSLPRVVVLESRPTDNPTAHSNLYILAGHENSY; encoded by the exons GCTCGTAATGTAAACACAGGAGAGCTGGCTGCTATCAAAGTCATCAAACTGGAACCGG GTGAAGACTTTGCTGTCATCCAGCAGGAGATCATAATGATGAAGGACTGTAAGCACTCCAACATTGTTGCCTACTTTGGCAGTTATCTccg GAGAGATACGTTATGGATCAGTATGGAGTACTGTGGAGGAGGCTCTCTGCAGGACATCTACCATG TCACTGGGCCTTTGTCAGAGTCACAGATTGCCTACATGTCGCGGGAGACCCTGCAG GGTTTATACTATCTACACAATAAAGGCAAAATGCACAGAGACATCAAG GGAGCCAACATCCTCCTGACAGACAACGGCTATGTTAAACTAG CTGACTTTGGCGTATCGGCCCAGATCACAGCAACTCTGGCCAAGAGGAAGTCATTCATTGGAACTCCTTACTG GATGGCTCCTGAGGTAGCTGCAGTGGAGAGGAAAGGAGGCTACAACCAGCTGTGTGACATATGGGCTGTGGGCATTACTGCAATAGAGTTGGCTGAACTACAGCCACCCATGTTTGACTTGCACCCAATGAG GGCACTGTTCTTAATGACCAAGAGTAATTTCCAGCCTCCTAAATTGAAAGATAAACTCAAATG GACAAATAACTTCCaccattttgtcaaactatccCTGACTAAGAACCCAAAGAAGAGGCCCACAGCTGAGAAGCTGCTGCAG CATCCTTTTGTGTCTCAGCCCCTCAGCAGGACACTGGCTATTGAGCTGCTGGACAAAGCCAGCAACCCTGACCACAGCACCTACAACGACTTTGACGATGACGACCCCGAACCTGAG TCTCCGGTCTCTGTTCCTCACCGTATTCGTTCCACCAGCAGGAGCACACGAGAAGGGAAGACACTGTCAGAGATTAACT TTGGACAGGTGAAGTTTGATCCTCCGTTGAGAAAGGAGACGGAGCCCCACCATGAGCCG GACCTGCAGTTGGAGTATGGCCATGATTCATCAAGTCTGCTGGGAGGAAACAA GAGTCTTCTCAAATCTGTGGAGGAAGAGCTTCAGCAGAG GGGCCATGTGGCACACTTAggggatgatgaggatgaggatgatgcagatgatgatgaaactCACACTCA TAAATCGAGCACCATCATGAGGCCAAAGGTCCCACCCCCACTTCCTCCCAAG cccAAGTCCATCCGCTCGTCCCAGCAACAGCATAAACTAGACGACAGCCACTCGCACAGTGAGGACGACAGCGGCGGTGGAGGGACCATCAAACGCTGTCCGGTCCCACAGACAGCGAGCCCAGCTAGACCTGCCTCCAATGTCCCCCCGCGTCCCCCGCCCCCGAAGCTGCCGCCCCACCGCCGCAGTAGCCTAGGTAACGAGAGCCCGAAGTGCACGGACGTGGAAAACTCTGCCCCAGAGGATGATGGGAGCTTTAGGCATTTCTGGGAGTGGCTCCACACACctcacacagaggaggagctggaggaggcatGGGAGGTGCTGAAGGAGGTGAAagaggagcaggaaaaaaaggaggaaaaggaagcGA GTAATGGGCTTAACGCTCCACACAACGGTGAGAGGGACAGTCCAGCAGAAAGACAGTCCACCATGCCCCCTAGTGTCCCCGTACGGAAAGATAAGAAGGATGTTCCG ATGCCGATCAGTAATGGCCTCCCACCTACACCCAAAGTCCAT ATGGGTGCATGTTTCTCCAAGGTGTTCAATGGCTGCCCGCTGAAGGTCCATTGTGCCACTTCCTGGATCAACCCCGACACCAGAG acCAGTATTTGATATTTGGAGCTGAAGAGGGGATCTACACATTAAATCTTAATGAGCTTCATGAGACTACAATGGAACAG CTCTTTCCTCGGCGGTGTACTTGGCTATACGTCATGAACAATTGTCTTCTTTCCATATCTG GAAAAGCCTCTCAGCTGTACTCCCACAGTCTGAGTGGTCTGTTCGAACAGGCCCGACAGTTACAGAAGTTACCAGTAGCCATTCCCACACACAAACTGCCTGATAAGATCATTCCCAG GAAGTTTTCTGTATCCAATAAAATCCCAGACACTAAAGGGTGCCAAAAGTGCTGTGTCG TGCGTAACCCATACACAGGTCATAAGTACCTGTGTGGAGCCTTCCAGTCCAGTGTCATGCTGTTGGAGTGGGTGGAGTCAATGCAGAAGTTCATGCTCATCAAg AATATCGACTTCCCGTTGCCGTGCCCTTTGGAGGTCTTTGAGATGCTGGTGGTCCCGGAGCACACCTACCCTCTGATCTGTGTGGCAGTCAGTAAAGGCACAGAACTCAACCAGGTCGTCCGGTTTGACACCGTCAACCCCAACTCTACCTGCTCCTGGTTCACAGAATCAG ACACACCACAGACGTGTGTGATCCATGTCACTCAGTTAGAGAGAGACACCATCTTAGTCTGCCTCGACA GATGTATAAAAATAGTGAACCTCCAGGGTCGGTTGAAATCCAGCAGAAAGCTGTCAGCTGAGCTGACTTTCAACTTCCAGATTGAAGCCATAG TTTGTCTTCAAGACAGCGTACTGGCCTTCTGGAGGCATGGCATGCAGGGAAGAAGTTTCAAGACCAATGAG ATCACACAGGAAATCTCTGACAGCACACGCATCTTCAGACTACTGGGATCAGACAG ACGTGTTGACCGTAGACATCCAGAGGCTGAGGACAGAGGCCTCTCTCTGCCCAG AGTGGTGGTGCTGGAGAGCCGGCCAACAGACAACCCGACCGCCCACAGCAACCTCTACATCCTGGCAGGCCATGAAAACAGctactga